A single window of Crassostrea angulata isolate pt1a10 chromosome 8, ASM2561291v2, whole genome shotgun sequence DNA harbors:
- the LOC128159737 gene encoding aldose reductase-related protein 2-like isoform X2 produces the protein MDASLSSVKLSNGLHMPSIGLGTWQSPKDELKVAVRVALDAGYRHIDTAYSYLNEDAIGEVLQEYIKSGKVKREDLFIVTKLAMIHMEPTLVKRSIEMSLKKLQLDYVDLYLIHFPVQFAYEGNDEKVFPVTEAGGWKAAEKTDLIGTWKAMEELVDLGLTKSLGLSNCSISQVERICKISKHKPVSNQVECHIYLPQNELFDACKKLGLAVTAYAPFGSPGRFEQLREIDAPVVLEDPVITKIAKRYSKSPAHILLRNLLQRGIIVIPKSVTPHRIRSNIQVFDFSLTKEEMEDIAGIKTKRRLFAAVGLMFPNHPERPW, from the exons ATGGATGCTTCTTTAAGCTCTGTAAAGCTATCCAATGGGTTACATATGCCATCCATAGGGCTAGGAACATGGCAG AGCCCGAAGGACGAGTTGAAAGTTGCGGTCCGTGTGGCCCTGGACGCTGGATACCGACACATAGACACTGCCTACAGTTACTTGAATGAAGACGCCATCGGAGAGGTCCTACAGGAATATATCAAGAGTGGAAAAGTGAAGAGAGAAGATTTGTTTATCGTTACCAAG TTAGCAATGATTCATATGGAACCAACGCTGGTCAAGAGGTCCATTGAGATGAGTCTGAAGAAGCTACAGCTGGACTATGTGGACCTCTACCTAATCCACTTTCCTGTGCAGTTCGCT tatGAAGGCAATGATGAGAAAGTATTTCCTGTTACTGAGGCAGGTGGTTGGAAGGCAGCAGAGAAGACAGATCTGATAGGAACATGgaaa GCTATGGAAGAACTGGTCGACTTAGGGTTAACGAAATCTCTCGGTCTGTCCAACTGTAGTATTTCACAGGTTGAAAGGATTTGTAAGATCTCCAAACACAAACCAGTCAGTAATCAG GTGGAATGTCACATCTATCTTCCACAGAATGAGCTCTTTGATGCTTGTAAAAAGCTTGGTTTGGCAGTTACAGCTTATGCACCATTTGGCTCGCCAGGAAGATTTGAACAATT GAGAGAAATAGATGCACCTGTTGTCCTAGAGGATCCAGTGATTACCAAAATTGCCAAGAGATACAGCAAATCTCCTGCACAT ATACTGCTTCGTAATCTTCTTCAAAGAGGCATAATTGTGATTCCAAAGAGTGTGACCCCTCACAGAATTCGCAGTAACATTCAG GTGTTTGATTTTTCTCTTACAAAAGAAGAAATGGAAGACATTGCaggtattaaaacaaaaagacgtCTATTTGCCGCTGTTGGATTAAT GTTTCCAAATCACCCAGAGAGACCCTGGTGA